The Thermoclostridium stercorarium subsp. stercorarium DSM 8532 genome contains a region encoding:
- a CDS encoding sensor histidine kinase has translation MKPLIKTIKGKIIISTLLFSFALSSFIAGISYKVYDDYLRNNLIHSAELSLQVIADTINNDLKNIFSLADWCQANTTIGEFAMYGSKNAKQKITVYEYLNQQYNTNDSSEYIQRVLVASNKKEFVQVVTIRHSSVVDVFDVVENLDYFEAALNSNPYSFSTGFVYDPFKIKNRLTILPLIRPIYSLYDSSIAGWVFVCISPELFSNAIELYHHSDTESIYLTLSGNTYLYKDGSFILTDFRPEFFESNSNRNITTLFNNTLLNVRHKQKVFYVTRPLNYADCYITREIDVRELFSQTKFFIGIIILISLFIVLAGFFMSLILNKMVNTPVSKLKKTMAKIGRGDFSKDKTIEWENEFGEIGRGINKLAESINNLMNTRLEMEKQKRDYEYQMLQSQINPHFLYNTLMSIKWMATVQNAPGIAEMVTALSRLLKNISKGTKQFVPLSEELNLLMDYYTIMKYRYGGAITIDIKNDDEKLLNCGILRFTLQPIVENAIFHGIEPKGAAGNISIHIFRNDSGDLQIDITDDGIGMDDEMIKTVLTDKSEIKSGFFRKIGISNVHNRIRLEFGEKYGLSIKSRKGSFTTVTILLPCIPCAGETKPDI, from the coding sequence ATGAAACCGCTTATCAAAACCATCAAGGGTAAAATTATTATTTCAACCCTTTTGTTTTCCTTTGCTCTCTCATCCTTTATCGCAGGCATAAGTTACAAGGTTTATGACGACTATCTGCGTAACAATCTGATACATTCTGCAGAACTCAGTCTTCAGGTAATTGCCGATACAATAAACAACGATCTGAAAAACATTTTTTCCCTGGCTGATTGGTGTCAGGCAAACACTACCATAGGGGAATTCGCAATGTACGGTTCAAAAAACGCGAAGCAGAAAATAACGGTCTATGAATACCTTAACCAGCAGTACAATACAAACGATTCGTCCGAATACATTCAGAGGGTGTTGGTGGCGAGCAATAAAAAAGAGTTTGTCCAGGTTGTAACAATCAGACATTCAAGTGTTGTGGACGTATTTGACGTGGTCGAAAACCTGGATTATTTTGAGGCGGCGCTTAACAGCAATCCCTACAGTTTCAGTACAGGGTTTGTATACGATCCGTTTAAAATCAAAAACAGACTTACCATACTTCCGCTCATTCGTCCGATATACAGCCTTTATGATTCCAGTATTGCGGGCTGGGTGTTTGTCTGCATATCTCCTGAGCTGTTTTCCAATGCCATTGAATTGTATCATCACAGTGATACCGAATCAATATACCTGACCCTGTCGGGAAACACATACTTATACAAAGATGGCTCCTTCATCCTGACAGACTTCAGACCGGAATTTTTTGAAAGTAACAGTAACAGAAACATTACAACATTATTTAATAATACCCTGTTGAATGTCAGACACAAACAAAAGGTTTTCTACGTTACACGACCGCTTAATTATGCAGATTGCTATATAACCCGTGAGATTGACGTCAGGGAACTTTTTTCACAGACTAAATTTTTTATCGGGATTATAATTCTAATTTCGTTATTCATAGTTCTTGCTGGCTTTTTTATGTCGCTGATTCTCAATAAAATGGTAAACACCCCTGTCAGCAAATTAAAGAAGACCATGGCAAAAATCGGGCGGGGCGATTTTTCAAAAGACAAAACAATTGAATGGGAAAACGAATTCGGGGAAATAGGCCGTGGAATTAACAAACTGGCCGAAAGCATCAATAACTTAATGAATACGAGACTTGAAATGGAAAAACAGAAAAGAGACTATGAATACCAGATGCTGCAAAGCCAGATTAACCCCCATTTCCTCTACAATACCCTGATGTCCATAAAATGGATGGCAACCGTACAGAACGCGCCCGGAATTGCCGAAATGGTAACTGCCCTATCAAGGCTTTTAAAGAACATATCCAAAGGAACCAAACAGTTTGTTCCCCTTTCCGAAGAACTGAACCTTTTGATGGATTATTATACAATAATGAAATACCGCTATGGCGGAGCAATAACCATTGATATAAAAAACGACGATGAAAAACTCCTGAACTGCGGAATTCTTAGGTTTACGCTGCAGCCAATCGTGGAAAATGCCATATTTCATGGAATTGAGCCCAAAGGCGCTGCAGGAAACATAAGTATTCATATATTCAGGAATGATTCGGGGGATCTTCAGATAGACATTACCGATGACGGCATCGGCATGGACGACGAAATGATAAAAACGGTGTTAACCGACAAATCGGAAATCAAATCGGGTTTTTTCAGGAAGATCGGTATTTCCAACGTGCATAACAGGATAAGGCTTGAATTCGGTGAAAAATACGGGTTATCAATTAAAAGCAGAAAAGGCAGTTTCACAACGGTGACAATCCTCCTTCCCTGTATCCCCTGCGCCGGAGAAACAAAGCCTGATATATAA
- a CDS encoding ABC transporter substrate-binding protein → MRSKSIIVILCLTLAVAMLAGCNSSNRTGSGTVSPTTAPASETGSSEKQNSETSGEKVTLKWALWDYESTPYWAALIEEYKKVKPNVTIEYTDLGSTDYMTVLAAELSGSGSQFDVVTIKDVPGYATLVQKNTLEVLDPYIEAAGIDLSEYGNVIDQITVDGKLYEMPFRKDFWVIYYNKDIFDRAGVEYPTNDMTFEEYDALARKVTDTTFGNEVYGAHYHTWRSTVQLFGILDGKHSILDSDYSFFEPYYNMVLNQMKDGVAMSYTDVSTEGLHYSAAFTNGNVAMMNMGSWFISTLISGLKKGDYDPELCGNWGIVKYPHAEGVEPGSTLGTITGLSVTAVSQHKQEAFDFIKWVSGPEGAAILAETGNFPALMTDEAKSIIANLDGFPQDEQSKEALEVTNLYLEVPYAPNVSEINAILDTYHKMIMSGEISVEDGIKAMNEEVAKLKK, encoded by the coding sequence ATGAGAAGCAAAAGTATTATTGTTATTCTCTGTCTGACTCTCGCAGTTGCAATGCTTGCGGGCTGCAATTCATCCAACAGAACAGGCTCCGGAACCGTTAGCCCTACAACTGCACCGGCTTCGGAAACGGGTAGTTCGGAAAAACAAAATTCCGAAACTTCAGGCGAAAAGGTAACACTTAAATGGGCGCTTTGGGACTACGAATCAACGCCGTACTGGGCTGCGCTGATTGAAGAGTATAAAAAGGTAAAACCCAATGTAACCATTGAGTATACAGACCTGGGTTCTACCGATTATATGACTGTTCTGGCGGCAGAACTTTCCGGCAGCGGCAGCCAGTTTGACGTCGTAACAATCAAGGACGTTCCGGGATACGCAACCCTGGTTCAGAAGAATACCCTTGAAGTACTGGATCCTTACATTGAAGCTGCAGGTATTGACCTGTCGGAGTACGGGAATGTTATTGATCAGATAACCGTAGACGGCAAACTGTATGAAATGCCTTTCAGAAAGGATTTCTGGGTAATATATTACAACAAGGACATTTTTGACCGCGCAGGAGTGGAATACCCGACAAACGACATGACCTTTGAGGAATACGATGCTCTTGCAAGAAAAGTAACCGACACCACTTTCGGCAATGAGGTATACGGGGCACATTATCATACATGGAGAAGTACCGTTCAGTTGTTTGGTATTCTTGACGGCAAACATTCGATTTTGGATTCCGATTATTCATTCTTTGAACCCTATTACAACATGGTACTGAATCAGATGAAAGACGGAGTTGCGATGTCGTATACCGACGTCAGCACCGAAGGGTTGCATTATTCTGCGGCATTTACAAATGGTAACGTGGCAATGATGAATATGGGTTCATGGTTTATTTCAACTCTGATTAGCGGGCTTAAAAAAGGCGATTACGATCCCGAACTGTGCGGCAACTGGGGAATTGTAAAATATCCTCATGCCGAAGGTGTTGAGCCCGGTTCAACGCTTGGCACAATCACAGGCCTTTCGGTGACAGCCGTTTCACAGCACAAACAGGAAGCCTTTGATTTCATCAAATGGGTAAGCGGTCCTGAAGGCGCTGCGATTCTGGCGGAAACAGGAAACTTCCCGGCCCTTATGACCGATGAGGCAAAATCAATAATTGCAAACCTTGACGGATTCCCGCAGGATGAACAGAGTAAGGAAGCCCTGGAAGTAACAAACCTCTATCTTGAGGTTCCGTACGCACCGAATGTTTCTGAAATAAATGCAATTCTTGATACATACCATAAGATGATTATGAGCGGCGAAATTTCGGTTGAAGACGGTATTAAAGCAATGAACGAGGAAGTTGCGAAGCTGAAGAAGTAA
- a CDS encoding carbohydrate ABC transporter permease, whose product MDAKAAEMLRKSQKKRNIKKNLIAYSFIAPNFIGFAVFTLVPMMFAFLLAFLEWDGNNPIKFVGLENFKALVKDKFFLASLKNTIIYSIGTVPLTLVTSLLLAVVLNQNIKGRAFFRTLGFFPYVASLVAVTSVWTMVFHASKGPVNAILYYVFKIPKEKLPNWFAGNLVLLMLILFSVWRFMGYYMVMFLAGLQTIPKELYEAGTIDGANAWQRFRYITLPALKPTTFLVTVMLTINCFKIYDIAIMLAGGSQNTLSVSAMVLVYYIYQNAFNFWKLGYSSAVAMVLFVLVFSVTLIQFKIQENYANE is encoded by the coding sequence ATGGATGCGAAAGCGGCGGAGATGCTCAGAAAGTCCCAGAAAAAAAGAAATATCAAAAAGAATCTGATAGCCTATTCCTTTATAGCTCCGAATTTTATAGGATTTGCGGTATTTACCCTTGTTCCCATGATGTTTGCGTTTTTGCTCGCTTTTCTGGAATGGGACGGAAACAACCCTATAAAATTTGTAGGTCTGGAGAATTTTAAAGCCCTGGTAAAGGACAAATTCTTTTTAGCGTCATTGAAAAACACGATTATCTACAGTATCGGGACTGTGCCGCTGACCCTTGTTACTTCGCTTCTGCTGGCGGTGGTGCTGAATCAGAATATTAAAGGACGTGCTTTTTTCAGGACATTGGGCTTTTTTCCGTATGTAGCTTCACTTGTTGCGGTTACTTCGGTATGGACGATGGTTTTCCATGCGTCAAAAGGACCGGTGAATGCAATACTTTACTATGTCTTTAAAATACCCAAAGAAAAACTGCCCAACTGGTTTGCGGGCAATCTCGTACTGCTGATGCTGATTTTGTTCAGTGTGTGGAGGTTTATGGGGTATTACATGGTAATGTTCCTGGCAGGGCTGCAAACCATCCCTAAAGAACTGTATGAGGCAGGTACAATAGACGGGGCAAATGCATGGCAGAGATTCCGGTATATTACCCTTCCCGCATTAAAGCCTACAACATTTTTGGTTACGGTAATGCTTACTATAAACTGCTTTAAAATTTACGACATAGCCATAATGCTTGCGGGTGGAAGCCAAAATACGCTGTCGGTATCGGCAATGGTATTGGTGTATTATATTTACCAGAACGCGTTTAATTTCTGGAAACTCGGCTATTCCAGCGCCGTTGCAATGGTTCTGTTTGTTCTGGTTTTCTCGGTAACCCTTATTCAGTTTAAGATACAGGAAAATTATGCGAACGAATAA
- a CDS encoding carbohydrate ABC transporter permease, whose amino-acid sequence MRSKRKLEILKKSVLYFILLIMSAIMILPFLWMLSSSVKLDREVFNMNPFVWIPKNPRWKNYVDIWTKVPFFKYVQNTVILTIVVTALQILTSSFAAYAFAKLDFKLRNKLFFAYVSTIAMPWQVYMVPQFLMMRSFGLNDRLLAIVCLQAFSAFGVFLMRQFYLTIPDSLCEAARIDGMSEYGIYLRIMLPLSKPAIATLTIFTFVATWNDYLGPLIYLKSQNKKTIQLGLKMFINQYSSEYGLIMAGSVMSLIPVIIVFLCLQKYFVEGIASTGIKG is encoded by the coding sequence ATGAGATCAAAAAGGAAACTGGAAATTCTGAAAAAAAGCGTACTTTATTTTATTCTGCTTATTATGTCTGCGATAATGATCCTGCCGTTTCTCTGGATGCTTTCCTCATCAGTGAAGCTGGACAGGGAAGTTTTTAACATGAACCCGTTCGTATGGATCCCCAAAAACCCGAGGTGGAAGAATTATGTTGACATATGGACTAAGGTACCTTTTTTCAAATATGTTCAGAATACCGTAATCCTGACTATTGTCGTAACGGCGTTACAGATTTTGACCAGCAGTTTTGCCGCTTATGCCTTTGCAAAACTTGATTTCAAATTGAGAAACAAACTCTTTTTCGCGTATGTTTCGACCATTGCAATGCCGTGGCAGGTGTATATGGTGCCGCAGTTTCTCATGATGAGAAGTTTCGGGCTTAACGACCGGCTGCTTGCGATTGTGTGTCTGCAGGCTTTTTCGGCATTCGGCGTGTTTTTAATGAGGCAGTTTTATCTGACCATTCCCGATTCTTTATGCGAAGCTGCAAGAATAGACGGAATGAGCGAATACGGTATATACCTGAGAATTATGCTTCCACTGTCAAAACCGGCAATTGCGACATTGACCATATTTACTTTCGTGGCTACATGGAATGACTACCTGGGTCCGCTGATTTACCTGAAGTCGCAGAATAAGAAAACCATTCAGCTTGGCCTTAAAATGTTCATAAACCAGTATTCATCCGAGTACGGGCTGATAATGGCAGGTTCGGTAATGTCGCTTATTCCTGTAATAATCGTATTTCTTTGCCTTCAGAAATATTTTGTTGAGGGTATTGCCTCCACCGGTATAAAGGGATAA